Within Bacillota bacterium, the genomic segment TTAAGATTAGGATCCCCCAGACCACGATGTTCAGTGTCATCAATCCCACGGACCGCCAGTAGTGTTTCCGAAAACCGCTGAAGAAATCGGTAAAGCTAAAAAGCTCCCGGTTCAAGATCAGGGCCAGGGTCTCATGAACCCCGGCGGTGGACGGTCCCAGGGTAAAGAAGGTGGCCAAAATAGCCAGAATGAACACCAAGGGGATCCGACCTAGGCCAGTAACGGTGACAAAAATCATTGGGGCGAAACCAATGGTGAACCACAGAATACTGATCAAGATCACGGTCCCGATGTATTCATAGATCAGTTTCAGACCTTCCTTGAAGATCGCCCCGGCTATTTTAAGCGATGGTCCAAACATGACAAGCTCCCTTCACTACATTGAGGTCGGTGCCGAGATCCCCATCACCCCAAGGGCGTTAGCCAGGACCTCTTTAACTGCCATCACCAATAGGAGTCGGGGCTGTTCCTGGGGGTCACCCAAGACTCGGCAATGGGTGTAAAAACTATGAAACAACGCCGCAACCTCGTGGGCGTATCGTGGCAGACGATGGGGTTCCCTTCGCTCTGCCGCCATCTCGATCTCCACCGGGTACTGGGCTAGTTTCTTCATAAGCTCCACCTCATATTCGGTGGACAGGGCATCCTCCTCCATGGCCAAATCCCCGTCGGGCAACTGGGTAGCCTCTCGCAGAATACTGCAGATCCGGGCATGGGCATACTGGACGTAATACACGGGGTTATTCTGGCTCTGTTCCTTCGCCAGGTCCAGATCAAAGTCCAGGTGACTGGTGGGACTGCGCATGATGAAGAAATACCGGGCCGCATCCTTGCCCACTTCCTCCAGTAGTTCCTGCATGGTCACAAACTCCCCGGCCCGCTTTGACATCCGCACCTGCTCTCCGCCTCGCATCAGCCGCACCAGCTGGAGGATAATGATCTCCAAGTCCTCCTCAGCGTAACCCAAAGCCTGCACGGCCGCCTTGGTCCGGGCAATATAGCCATGGTGATCGGGGCCCCAGATATCAATCAGGCGGGTGTAACCCCGATGGAACTTATCCAGATGATAGGCAATGTCTGCCGCCAGGTAGGTAGGTGTCCCGTCGGCCCGCACAACCACCCGGTCCTTGTCATCACCGAAATCGGTGGACCGGAACCAAAGGGCACCTTCCTCTCTATAGGTCACCCCCCGTTTCTCCAACTCCTCGATCACGGCGCTCACCTTTCCGGCGGTATGGAGATCCCTTTCCCGGAACCAACGGTCGAAATCGACACCAAAGTCCGACAGATCCTGTTTCTGGGCCTCCACCATGTAATCTACACCGTGGATCTTGAACCAGGCGATGCGGTCCTCTGCCTCCATCTCCACAAGCTCAGGATGCTCATCCCTAATCTGCTTAGCCAGCTCGATCACATACTCACCCGGATATCCATCTTCAATGAAGGGGATGTCCTCCCCCAAAAGCTGACGAAAACGAACCTCCAAAGACAGGGCAAAACGATCCGCTTGGTTACCCGCATCGTTAACGTAATACTCCCGGGCAACCTCATAGCCGGCCTTAGCCATGATGTTAGCTAAGCAATCACCCACCGCCGCAGCGCGGGCATTAACCACATTCATGGGTCCGGTGGGGTTGGCACTGACAAACTCTAACAAAACCCGCTGGTTGGCTCCGATGTTGCTGTTGCCATAGGTCGGGCCAGCGAAGAGAATATCCCTCAACACTTGGTGTAACCAACTGGGCTTCAAGTAGAAATTGATGAAGCCTGGACCGGCCACTTCCACCCGCCGAATATTGGTTCCTTCTATATTAATCTCTCCACAGATGCGCTCCGCCAACTGCCGCGGCACCATCTTGGCGGTCCGGGCCAGGGTCATGGCCACATTGGTGGCGTAGTCTCCGAACTGTTTATCCGCGGGGACCTCCAGGTTAATCGCCACCTCTTCGGTGGACAGTCCCAGGGTCGCTAAGGCCTGCCGAATACATTCAACTATCTGTGCTTCTTGCTTCTTTGTAGCATCCATCTAAACATCCTCCTGAACAAC encodes:
- a CDS encoding arginine--tRNA ligase yields the protein MDATKKQEAQIVECIRQALATLGLSTEEVAINLEVPADKQFGDYATNVAMTLARTAKMVPRQLAERICGEINIEGTNIRRVEVAGPGFINFYLKPSWLHQVLRDILFAGPTYGNSNIGANQRVLLEFVSANPTGPMNVVNARAAAVGDCLANIMAKAGYEVAREYYVNDAGNQADRFALSLEVRFRQLLGEDIPFIEDGYPGEYVIELAKQIRDEHPELVEMEAEDRIAWFKIHGVDYMVEAQKQDLSDFGVDFDRWFRERDLHTAGKVSAVIEELEKRGVTYREEGALWFRSTDFGDDKDRVVVRADGTPTYLAADIAYHLDKFHRGYTRLIDIWGPDHHGYIARTKAAVQALGYAEEDLEIIILQLVRLMRGGEQVRMSKRAGEFVTMQELLEEVGKDAARYFFIMRSPTSHLDFDLDLAKEQSQNNPVYYVQYAHARICSILREATQLPDGDLAMEEDALSTEYEVELMKKLAQYPVEIEMAAERREPHRLPRYAHEVAALFHSFYTHCRVLGDPQEQPRLLLVMAVKEVLANALGVMGISAPTSM